A genomic segment from uncultured Marinifilum sp. encodes:
- a CDS encoding RNA methyltransferase has protein sequence MLSKNQIKLISSLQKKKYRDQHQLFIAEGDKLVTDLLQSGTKAAYLIYSSDWKNKYTTAHLNTIESRIETDNSQLKKVSALKNPASVLGVFKIPKFEINPKLVSNSLSIVLDDIQDPGNLGTIIRIADWFGIKHIFCSPNTVDLYNPKVIQATMGAISRIKLIYTPLEILINEYKNDNFPIYGTFLEGETIYKSNLKTKGFIIMGNEGKGISENIKKHVSNKLFIPNFPIGESTSESLNVSVACSIICSEFRRGEF, from the coding sequence GTGCTGTCTAAAAATCAAATCAAGTTAATAAGCAGTTTACAAAAGAAAAAATACAGAGACCAACATCAGCTCTTTATTGCCGAAGGAGATAAATTAGTTACTGATTTACTGCAATCGGGCACAAAGGCTGCTTATTTGATCTACTCTTCGGATTGGAAAAATAAATATACAACAGCACATTTAAATACTATTGAGAGTAGAATAGAAACTGATAATTCTCAATTAAAAAAAGTTAGTGCACTAAAAAACCCAGCTTCAGTGCTTGGAGTTTTTAAAATCCCAAAATTCGAAATAAACCCTAAACTTGTATCAAACTCTTTGTCTATTGTTTTAGATGATATTCAGGATCCTGGAAATTTAGGAACAATAATTCGAATAGCCGATTGGTTTGGAATTAAACACATATTTTGTTCTCCAAATACGGTAGATTTATACAATCCGAAAGTGATACAAGCTACCATGGGAGCTATCTCAAGAATTAAATTAATTTATACTCCTCTTGAGATATTAATTAACGAATATAAAAATGATAATTTTCCCATATATGGAACCTTTTTAGAAGGTGAAACCATTTATAAATCAAATCTAAAGACCAAAGGATTTATTATTATGGGCAATGAAGGAAAGGGAATATCTGAGAATATAAAAAAACACGTAAGCAATAAATTATTTATTCCTAATTTCCCAATAGGTGAATCCACATCCGAATCCTTAAATGTATCGGTTGCCTGTTCGATAATATGCTCTGAATTTAGGCGAGGGGAATTTTAA